The proteins below come from a single Microtus pennsylvanicus isolate mMicPen1 chromosome 13 unlocalized genomic scaffold, mMicPen1.hap1 SUPER_13_unloc_1, whole genome shotgun sequence genomic window:
- the LOC142842108 gene encoding OTU domain-containing protein 6A-like — MDDPETEFQRVIRRHYREKRELQAHIQALESSVPKNDRNRRKQVFADTARLRAEMEQRHRQELERFQEEPDTSVESIAANLKKMNLENVPPRPSKARKRRERRANLQRQRPQRIPVAQSEEQAAYRREEEEKVAAILAARSLEMKPIPADGHCMYRAIQDQLVFSVTVESLRYRTAYYMKKHIDDFLPFFTEPEAGNFYTREDFLRYCDDIVHRSLWGGQLELRAMSHVLQTPIEVIQANSPTIVIGEEYTRKPITLVYLHYACEFGEHYNSVKPIEAAGTSAAAMAPRLF, encoded by the coding sequence ATGGATGACCCCGAGACCGAATTCCAACGGGTGATCCGCCGCCATTATCGCGAAAAAAGAGAGCTGCAAGCTCACATCCAGGCCCTCGAAAGTTCTGTCCCGAAAAATGACAGGAACAGAAGAAAGCAGGTGTTTGCTGATACTGCCCGTCTCAGGGCCGAGATGGAGCAGAGGCACCgtcaggaactggagagatttcAAGAAGAGCCTGACACCAGCGTGGAGTCGATTGCAGCCAACCTCAAAAAGATGAACCTTGAAAATGTGCCCCCACGCCCATCGAAGGCCCGGAAAAGGCGTGAGCGAAGAGCTAACCTGCAGAGACAACGCCCGCAGAGGATCCCAGTGGCCCAGAGCGAAGAGCAGGCCGCCTACCGCCgcgaggaggaagaaaaggtcgCTGCCATTTTGGCGGCTAGAAGTCTGGAGATGAAGCCCATCCCTGCCGACGGCCATTGCATGTACCGTGCCATCCAAGACCAGCTGGTGTTCTCGGTGACTGTGGAGAGCCTGCGCTACCGCACGGCCTACTATATGAAGAAACACATTGATGACTTCTTACCTTTCTTCACGGAACCCGAGGCCGGCAACTTCTACACCCGTGAGGACTTCCTGAGGTACTGCGATGACATCGTGCACAGGTCATTGTGGGGTGGCCAGCTGGAATTGAGAGCCATGTCGCATGTCCTGCAGACCCCCATCGAGGTGATACAGGCCAACTCGCCCACCATTGTGATCGGGGAGGAGTACACCCGGAAGCCGATCACACTGGTCTATCTGCACTACGCCTGTGAGTTCGGGGAGCACTACAACTCAGTGAAGCCCATCGAGGCCGCGGGCACCTCCGCCGCTGCCATGGCGCCGCGCCTGTTCTAA